One genomic window of Microbacterium sp. BH-3-3-3 includes the following:
- a CDS encoding response regulator transcription factor, producing the protein MTAPIRIVLVDDQVLFRAGIRMVIDSQPDLEVVGEASDGREGIDVVRATRPDLVLMDVRMPVMDGLTATAEILSEPAPPRVVVLTTFDLDEAAARAIQRGASGFLLKDSEPEALLSAVRTVHAGSAVIAAEATRTLFAHIAEGGAEPVPASYASLTDREREIFALAAAGLSNAEIAEREFLSEATVKTHISRVLTKLALRDRVQLVVFAFRHGLA; encoded by the coding sequence ATGACCGCTCCCATCCGCATCGTCCTCGTCGACGACCAGGTCCTGTTCCGCGCGGGCATCCGCATGGTGATCGACTCGCAGCCCGATCTCGAGGTGGTGGGCGAGGCCTCCGACGGGCGCGAGGGTATCGACGTGGTGCGGGCGACCCGGCCCGACCTCGTGCTCATGGACGTGCGCATGCCGGTCATGGACGGCCTGACCGCCACGGCGGAGATCCTGAGCGAACCCGCGCCCCCGCGCGTCGTCGTGCTGACCACCTTCGACCTCGACGAGGCCGCCGCGCGGGCCATCCAACGCGGAGCGAGCGGGTTCCTGCTGAAGGACTCGGAGCCCGAGGCCCTGCTCTCGGCGGTGCGCACCGTGCACGCCGGCTCCGCCGTGATCGCCGCCGAGGCGACGCGGACGCTGTTCGCGCACATCGCCGAAGGCGGCGCCGAGCCGGTGCCCGCGAGCTACGCGAGCCTCACCGACCGCGAGCGCGAGATCTTCGCGCTCGCCGCGGCGGGCCTGAGCAACGCCGAGATCGCAGAGCGCGAGTTCCTGTCGGAGGCGACGGTGAAGACGCACATCAGCCGCGTGCTCACCAAGCTCGCCCTGCGTGACCGCGTGCAGCTGGTGGTCTTCGCGTTCCGCCACGGCCTGGCCTGA
- a CDS encoding sensor histidine kinase, with product MFTPRPLQRYQLVTDLGIALVFGLLAIATELAGGSGATAGVDLALETLGGMLVAVALTVAVALRRLQPALALIFAWAGALLQMGFGRQPSPSDVAIFAVLYATAAYGTRRVFWGGFASAIAGAIIVPLYLVGRGVTAPLTANEWFAVAALLLASGFALMLAWVSGALVRTAMRATANSRAQRAAEAETIAEQQRVRIARDMHDVVAHSLAVVIAQADGARYAAATDPQATTAALSTISSTARAALGDVRLLLTQLRHSQAEGPQPTLADIETLYTRMRAAGLVVTAEVDPSPPGEPPAAIQLAVYRIMQEALTNALRHGVDPRVRVHLAWWPDRVELSIRNARATASVAPAAPGGHGLIGMRERAQLVGGRLTAEPEYGEFVVRAILPIGRPV from the coding sequence ATGTTCACTCCGCGCCCGCTGCAGCGATACCAACTGGTCACCGACCTCGGCATCGCCCTCGTCTTCGGCCTGCTCGCCATCGCCACAGAACTCGCGGGCGGGTCGGGCGCCACCGCCGGCGTCGACCTGGCCCTCGAGACGCTCGGCGGGATGCTGGTGGCCGTGGCCCTGACCGTGGCCGTGGCGCTGCGCCGCCTGCAACCGGCCCTGGCGCTGATCTTCGCCTGGGCGGGGGCGCTGCTGCAGATGGGTTTCGGGCGGCAACCGTCGCCCAGCGACGTCGCCATCTTCGCGGTGCTCTACGCCACCGCGGCCTACGGGACGCGCCGCGTGTTCTGGGGCGGCTTCGCCTCGGCGATCGCCGGGGCGATCATCGTGCCGCTGTACCTCGTCGGTCGCGGGGTGACGGCGCCACTCACCGCGAACGAGTGGTTCGCGGTCGCCGCGTTGCTGCTGGCATCCGGGTTCGCGCTCATGCTGGCGTGGGTGTCGGGGGCGCTGGTGCGCACGGCCATGCGTGCGACCGCCAACAGCAGGGCGCAGCGGGCGGCCGAGGCCGAGACGATCGCCGAGCAGCAGCGGGTGCGCATCGCCCGCGACATGCACGACGTCGTCGCCCACTCGCTCGCCGTCGTCATCGCGCAGGCCGACGGTGCGCGCTACGCTGCCGCGACCGACCCGCAAGCCACGACGGCTGCGCTCTCGACGATCTCGTCGACAGCGCGCGCCGCCCTCGGAGACGTGCGCCTGCTGCTCACGCAGCTGCGCCACAGCCAGGCCGAGGGGCCGCAGCCCACCCTCGCCGACATCGAGACGCTGTACACCCGCATGCGCGCGGCGGGCCTCGTGGTCACCGCCGAGGTCGATCCCTCCCCGCCCGGCGAGCCGCCCGCCGCCATCCAGCTCGCGGTCTACCGCATCATGCAGGAAGCCCTCACGAACGCCCTGCGGCACGGCGTCGACCCACGTGTCCGCGTGCACCTGGCGTGGTGGCCCGACCGGGTGGAGCTGTCGATCCGCAATGCCCGTGCCACGGCATCCGTCGCCCCGGCCGCGCCCGGCGGTCACGGTCTCATCGGCATGCGCGAGCGCGCGCAGTTGGTCGGCGGCCGACTCACGGCCGAACCCGAGTACGGCGAGTTCGTCGTGCGGGCGATCCTGCCGATCGGGCGCCCGGTGTGA
- a CDS encoding Lrp/AsnC family transcriptional regulator, translating to MTEAPARAARLEDSVDAAIVREISLDARATLSHLSERVGLSVSAVQSRLRRLESRGIVRGYRPVLDAEALGRPLAAFVEITPLDPAQPDNAPELLSHLTAIEACHSIAGEAAYMLFVRVPTPRDLETLIRDIRAAAQVNTRTTVVLQTFFEARPIEPAAFPA from the coding sequence ATGACCGAGGCCCCTGCCCGCGCCGCGCGCCTGGAGGACTCCGTCGACGCCGCGATCGTCCGCGAGATCTCGCTCGACGCGCGCGCCACGCTCTCGCACCTCTCGGAGCGCGTCGGGCTGTCGGTGTCGGCCGTGCAGTCCCGACTGCGCCGACTGGAGTCGCGCGGCATCGTGCGCGGATACCGCCCCGTGCTCGACGCCGAGGCGCTCGGCCGGCCCCTCGCCGCCTTCGTCGAGATCACGCCGCTCGATCCGGCCCAGCCCGACAACGCCCCCGAACTCCTGTCGCATCTGACCGCCATCGAGGCGTGCCATTCCATCGCGGGCGAGGCGGCGTACATGCTCTTCGTGCGCGTGCCCACGCCGCGCGATCTCGAGACGCTCATCCGCGACATCCGGGCGGCAGCCCAGGTCAACACCCGCACCACGGTGGTGCTGCAGACCTTCTTCGAGGCGCGCCCGATCGAGCCCGCCGCCTTCCCCGCGTGA
- a CDS encoding DUF6421 family protein: protein MTIATPSRAAHDLLDGRAVDDVEHTPAWAQLKRAATALHTLQARDGSIDDTAAAGPLVDEIVDAIGALTPLFPHDDAYLTASVADFRRWQDEGLGTPDFLDSLVAFQPQEHRVDGIRHLVVFPMYTQNGSSNRHVEAVLVEAIWPEFIARLETEYTNRLFVSLRLIDFTPGYDTNSAVLFPETVAMREVPTFTWGAIFQDREAARYRRVTRAAADITKLELPAEAARLLDDQDLAEQTFVMWDLIHDRTHMRGDLPFDPFMIKQRMPFFLYSLEELRCDLTAFRECVSLQARLSARDDLDAAEIAMREHAGLVQYAVIFDRIFRFAITGSRVRNYDGLGGQLLFAWLHQHRVLHWTDTSLAFDWDEVPAAVIALADAIDELYWRSIDRPKVAHWLAAYDLVRAVVTPHPASVWARGLSDDVLAGLPKGYTDAVLDDEFPLSMFFEALEKKMRPVIASTEGIRGTD, encoded by the coding sequence ATGACCATCGCCACGCCTTCCCGTGCCGCGCACGATCTGCTCGACGGCCGAGCCGTCGACGACGTCGAACACACCCCCGCGTGGGCTCAGCTCAAACGAGCCGCCACCGCGCTGCACACGCTGCAGGCGAGGGACGGCTCGATCGACGACACCGCCGCCGCCGGTCCCCTCGTCGACGAGATCGTCGACGCCATCGGCGCCCTCACCCCGCTGTTCCCCCACGACGACGCCTACCTCACGGCCTCGGTCGCCGACTTCCGGCGCTGGCAGGACGAGGGCCTCGGCACACCCGACTTCCTCGACTCGCTCGTCGCCTTCCAGCCGCAGGAGCACCGGGTCGACGGCATCCGTCATCTCGTCGTCTTCCCGATGTACACCCAGAACGGCTCGAGCAACCGCCACGTCGAAGCCGTGCTCGTCGAGGCCATCTGGCCCGAGTTCATCGCGCGTCTCGAGACCGAGTACACCAACCGCCTGTTCGTCTCGCTGCGGCTGATCGACTTCACACCCGGGTACGACACGAACTCCGCGGTGCTCTTCCCCGAGACCGTCGCCATGCGCGAGGTCCCCACCTTCACGTGGGGGGCGATCTTCCAGGACCGCGAGGCCGCACGCTACCGTCGCGTCACCCGCGCCGCCGCCGACATCACCAAGCTCGAGCTGCCCGCCGAGGCCGCGCGTCTGCTCGATGACCAGGACCTCGCCGAGCAGACGTTCGTCATGTGGGACCTCATCCACGACCGCACGCACATGCGCGGCGACCTGCCGTTCGACCCGTTCATGATCAAGCAGCGGATGCCGTTCTTCCTCTACTCGCTCGAAGAGCTGCGCTGCGACCTCACGGCGTTCCGCGAGTGCGTGTCGCTTCAGGCCCGACTGTCGGCCCGCGACGACCTGGATGCCGCCGAGATCGCCATGCGCGAGCACGCCGGCCTCGTGCAGTACGCCGTGATCTTCGACCGCATCTTCCGCTTCGCCATCACCGGCTCGCGCGTGCGCAACTACGACGGCCTCGGTGGACAGCTGCTCTTCGCCTGGCTGCACCAGCACCGCGTGCTGCACTGGACCGACACCTCGCTCGCGTTCGACTGGGACGAGGTGCCCGCCGCGGTCATCGCGCTGGCCGACGCGATCGACGAACTGTACTGGCGCTCGATCGACCGTCCCAAGGTCGCGCACTGGCTCGCCGCGTACGACCTCGTGCGCGCGGTCGTCACCCCGCACCCCGCCTCGGTGTGGGCGCGGGGACTCTCGGACGACGTACTCGCCGGGCTCCCGAAGGGGTACACCGACGCCGTCCTCGATGACGAGTTCCCGCTGTCGATGTTCTTCGAAGCGCTCGAGAAGAAGATGCGGCCCGTGATCGCATCGACCGAGGGGATCCGCGGGACGGACTGA